A window of Glycine soja cultivar W05 chromosome 2, ASM419377v2, whole genome shotgun sequence genomic DNA:
TAAAACCTTAATTATAGGTTAGGTTCTATGGATCTAGCTAGCATTACTCTAAATTGATCATGCATATATAAGTGACGTGTGTTTGTTTATGTGGAGAAAATGGAGTCTAGAAGAAGGAGGATCTTACTCTTGGCCAGCGAAGCCCCATGGCTGCCAACCTAATGGTTGTAtaatgttggacattttagtatTATAGAAAATAACTCTAGCATAACCTCTCCATGGTCTTCCCAAGTAAGTTGTACCATTTCCAATGATATTGCATTGCTTAAAAACAAACCCATTTGAATCGTTTGGATCTGTTCTCCCTTGTGCGGTGATAAAACCAATAATGCCAGGACCAAGATTAGCATCAATAGCGGATATGGTACAGtcctgaaaaaataaattatataatcaaaattatctTTCCATTTATTATATTCAAAACAATTGTTCCACACTTTAATATTCACATTATATTGTTGTGCATTGTGGATTGGGATGCATCCTTTTATATCCAATATCTTAATATAtccaccaaaaaataaaaatcattgttaCCACCTCATATAAAGATTGGGCAGTGCCGAAGATAAAATCCACAGCACCTTGAATTGTACAAGACTTGAAGTAATGTCTTCCTTGTTCATCCCACAGAGTGTCTTGCAAACCAAAGAAGCCAACGTCATAGAAGTATGCACTATcttattgattattaattagCTACAgctattagattaggatttgcCATGTATTCTCAGCAAAATAGAGAACACATTAACAAGGGTTTTTAAAACTTTAGACGAAAGAACTTTTCATCATTTACATTTAACAGGATCAATCAGGATCTTCTTTGCAACAAATGGCATAAATTCATAGGTAGCAACGAGTTagcataaataaataacataaaactaTTCATTACAGTTCAGTTCATGGAAAAATGAATGGGAGAGAAGAATATGAATGACCAAAGTATAAAGAAAAACGTTTTCATTAatgttttgaaatatatataaaaaaaaaaacttcaaaagaatgaaataaataaataaagcaatTTGTTTTCTCACCCTAAAGCTAATGGACTTGACGACAACATTGTCAGCCATGGTTGTGAACGTAGGACTCTCTGCACTTGAATCATGGTCATCCCACTCAACAAAAGTGTTCTTTTGTCCCTCGCCTTCTAGTACGATGAAAGGCTTGTCAAAACTGATCTTCACCTTTTCCCTTTCAACATGTAACACATATTATTCGTATTATTTGAGGATACAAATTAATATTGGAATCGAATTGGTAGACATTACATTACATTTCATAACGTAATTTCAGTCattcaagagaatttttttaatattatatatgcaCATACATAACAAATCGAACATGTATTGAAATATCATCGGTCACCAAACATGAGTCAAATCCTAAATTGCAGCTAATTAAACTATTTCATATCCtagtcaaattttaattatttccgTTAAATCTCGGACAATTTTAAAAGCttgcaattaaaaataaaaaataagaaaat
This region includes:
- the LOC114370088 gene encoding probable pectinesterase 29 → MYLGWYLLTFFFFLTSVKIVLVHANHNHHHHHHHEQRNNKQIANKTSHSSSGTIIVDLSGNGDFSTIQSAIDSISSDNKNWVYIYVKAGTYREKVKISFDKPFIVLEGEGQKNTFVEWDDHDSSAESPTFTTMADNVVVKSISFRKILIDPVKYSAYFYDVGFFGLQDTLWDEQGRHYFKSCTIQGAVDFIFGTAQSLYEDCTISAIDANLGPGIIGFITAQGRTDPNDSNGFVFKQCNIIGNGTTYLGRPWRGYARVIFYNTKMSNIIQPLGWQPWGFAGQEDHITFAEYGNSGPGSDTSKRVSWLKNLDSSTVSKMASTSFIGTDGWLKTLTQL